The window aaatttagttagttaaaatattatgtaatcaaGTAAAATCGAATTGCCAATATTAGAATACTCAAAGCAAACACTGTTAAATACctaaaaatatctaatatttgATGTGCCATGTTGTGTcgtatgttaaaaaaatttgcctCTCGATTGCAGCTTTATTTATACGACTTCCTTGTAtggaatttatatttatataaaaataaaacttcgTAATTTAATTGTGCAGTACTAAAAAAGTTGTACTATATTAATAACAAGAAatccctttttttctttttttaaaaaaaattttacattttttttaatttaatatttatttatttattttttttttgtcaaaaaggTATTGTACAATATCTTCTCtctttcttttaaagaaatattacttACTAaaaactttcatttttttcttctagCATAAAActacaattaaattatatatataatattaaacttaaaataatgCGTTCACTAAAAAAAGCGACGATATTTTTCGTCGCCAtcttacttttatttttattatccttTGTTTCTGCAGAATTAAATAGAAGaggtatttatttacataacttatcaaaaaatttttatgctaaaacaattataattcattatattaatcaattattgAATATAAGATCCACAAGCACCTGGTGACGCACCACCAGCGGGAGGAAATCCACCAGCAGATAATCCACCAGCGGGAGGAAATCCACCAGCGGATAATCCACCAGCAGCAGGAGGCAAAGGAGGAAATCCACCAGCAGGAGCACCAGATGCAGGAGGAAAAGCTCCAGCGGGAGGAGCACCAGACGCAGGAGGAAAAGCTCCAGCGGGAGGAGCACCAGATGCAGGAGGAAAAGCTCCAGCAGGAGGAGCACCAGACGCAGGAGGAAAAGCTCCAGCAGGGGGAAATCCTCCAGCGGGAGGAGCACCAGCGGCAGGAGGAAAACTTCCTGCGGCGGGAGGAAAACTTCCTGCAGATGGAACAACAACGGGAACAAATGATACAGcaataccaaaaaaaagtgttaatCCATTAACACCATCAGTTCAAGTCAATATGGTTTCTCCAAAAATGTCATCAAAGAATATACTATTTAAAATAGGatcaaatattacatttaagTGGACTTATTCTGCAAAGTTTGATGATCCACCAAAAACAATATCAGCTTATGCACAACCACAAGTAGATGCAAAAACTTTTTATCCGATAGCACTAAATCAAACCCTTAATGAAACGGGACAAGAAGTAACTTGGGTTACGGCTGATAATGCAACATCTTTACCTATGgctaaatataaattatggaTTTGTGACGAAAGGGGACTTGTTGCTCCTGCTTTTCCTGGCGGTCTTCAAGTTTTTTCGGGTTTGGAATTTGGTTTATATAAACCACAAGATAATAATGGTaagttataatatatatatatatcaaaaatggAGATGATAGtttttaagaaatatgtattaacttacttaaaaatgttttttttataggtaacTGTCCAACCTGTACTATTAATAGCGCTgtttcaatttcaataattccTTTATTATCTACTATCGGTTTTacattaatatcaataatttcatttaattttattttgatttaaattattaaattatttaaaaataatgtttaataaatagatgaacttttattcttttctttttaaaagaaaaggaggaaaattttaatcatgGACTTTAtgttgaattttaaaaatttataacaataaatattagaaaatattctAAAGAAGCCTGTATTTGGATAGTGTActagataaaatttatattattatttcaacaataatttgtattctaataattaatttagttgtaatgaaaaaaacaaactgatttttttttaaaaaaaaaaattttgataactttcattattctttttttttttgttgctaccgtaattaaaattattatttggttcgtgttttctttttatttttcaataatatttcttcgaaataataaaacaaatagaaaaattgCGACTTCAAATTTATGAAgtataatcattatatatatagtcaTGAAAgggaattataaattattgctTTGCTTTTTTACTACCACTTcatttacttctttttttttaaaaaaaaaaaagaaaaaaaaattgttcaagaaaagaatataataatgatgtcTTTTCACcgttgaatattttttcctttaataaCTGATTCGATTTCTTCTTGTGTGAGAGTTTCATAATCCATCAGTGCTTTTGCTAATCTATGTAATTCttctttatgattttttaatatattacttgCACGTATTTGAgcattctaaaaaaaaatgccgtaTTAAATATCCGACtgaatacatattttttaacgtAAAGATTACTTACCTCCGTTATTGTTCTAATTTCAGTTTCAATAACTAATTTAGTTTGTGTACTTAATTGATCTAACTCTTCTTCTGGATGAGCCACTGGTCCAAcctaaaatatttacaatatttattactatatagttAAAATCTGAATTgcttataaagaatattataattactttatcaCTCATTCCAAACAATGTGACCATACGTTTAGCAACATTCGTTGC of the Rhizophagus irregularis chromosome 3, complete sequence genome contains:
- a CDS encoding uncharacterized protein (SECRETED:cutsite_VSA-EL; SECRETED:prob_0.8685); SECRETED:SignalP(1-25), giving the protein MRSLKKATIFFVAILLLFLLSFVSAELNRRDPQAPGDAPPAGGNPPADNPPAGGNPPADNPPAAGGKGGNPPAGAPDAGGKAPAGGAPDAGGKAPAGGAPDAGGKAPAGGAPDAGGKAPAGGNPPAGGAPAAGGKLPAAGGKLPADGTTTGTNDTAIPKKSVNPLTPSVQVNMVSPKMSSKNILFKIGSNITFKWTYSAKFDDPPKTISAYAQPQVDAKTFYPIALNQTLNETGQEVTWVTADNATSLPMAKYKLWICDERGLVAPAFPGGLQVFSGLEFGLYKPQDNNGNCPTCTINSAVSISIIPLLSTIGFTLISIISFNFILI